The region AATAGCATCCAGTGCTTTCATTACAAGCACCAGAAGGCAATTCTTCTTACAAACCGCGAATTTTCCTTACCAAGGCTGTCGTGGAGTAACCTGCTACAAACGGCAAGGCTTGAGCCCGACCGCCCCAGGTGTGGATCAACGCCGTTTCGGGCAGTTTGCTCATATCGTAATCACCTCCCTTTACCAGCACATCCGGGCGCACCAGGCCAATGAGTTCGAGCGGCGTGTCTTCATCAAACCAGGTCACCAGACTACTGCTGGCCAAGGCAGCAATCACACAAGCGCGATCCATTTCATTGTTCAGCGGCCGATCAGCCCCCTTGCCCAGGCGGCGCGCCGAGGAGTCGGTATTCAACGCCACCAGCAAACTGCCCCCCAAGGCTCTGGCTTGTTCAAGGTACATCACATGACCGCGGTGCAGCACGTCAAAAACCCCATTGGTGAACACCAGGGGACGTGGCAATTGGACCAAACGCCGCAGCAAATCATCGGGATGGCACAGTTTGTGGACAATGAGTTGCTCCGCTTGCGGAACGCTAAAGGCAGAATGTAGTGGGGTTTCAGACATGTGCTTGATGCTATCAGTTCACACGGCACACTTATGCTTGCGAACTGGGCAAGTATTTACAAACAGCGCCATTGGCATAATCCAGTCCCATATGAACCTGATCCCCATCAATATTGACTCCATCGTCGTCGGCCAGCCACTGCCGTGTGCGCTGCGCGACGAAAATGGCGTGTTATTGGCCGGCAAAGGTTATCTGGTCAACAACCGGCTGGAACTGCAGGTGATGCTGGGCAGGCGGGAGAACGTCTACATTGATTTTGACCAATCAGATAACTTTCGCCGAGCCTACGTCAACAGGCTCAACAATCTGGTGCTGGAAGACCGCGCCATTGGTCAAATAGCCGATATGCAAATGTCAGCCTACGGTGCCAAAAGAGCAGCCCAGGCCGAGTTCAGCGGCGACCCTGACTGGCTCGACCTGCAAACCCAAGCCCATGGCATTCTGCGTGACACCAATGGAGATACGTTCCTACCCCGACTGGAACGCTTGCAAACCGCGCTGGAGCGCTATACCCTGCGTAATCCTGATGGAACCCTCTTTGCATTGATCAACCTTGCCGCTGGCGAGATACGGCACTACAGCGCGACCCACGCGATGCTGGTGTGTGTGGTTTGTTCTGTGGCTGCGCGTGATGTCCTGAAATGGCCCGACGACCAGATCAAATCCATGTGCAGTGCAGCGCTCACCATGAACATTGGCATGACCGATTTGCATGACCGGCTGAATATACAAATTGAACCCCCCACGCCAGAGCAAGTCAAACGCATTGAAACCCATGCACCTCGCTCGGTCGACATGCTGCAACAAATGGGGGTCACTGATGACTTATGGCTTGAAGCGGTGTTGAATCATCGCGCCCAAGTGCCCGGCCCTTTGGCCAAACGTACTCCTGGCAAGCGACTGGCACGGCTGATTCAACGCGTTGACATGTTTGCCGCACGCCTGTCGCCCCGTGCCTCACGCCCACCTGACTCGCCGGCAGCGGCCATGCAGTCGTGTTATTTCGATGAAAACCGCCAGATTGATGAGGCCGGAGCGGCCTTGATCAAGGCCGTGGGCATTTACTCCCCAGGCACCTATGTACGGCTCAACACCCAGGAAATTGCTGTCGTGGTTAAACGTGGTCTCAACACGACCATGCCCAAAGTAGCCGTACTGATCAACCGTCATGGGATGGTCACTGGTGAACCGATGTTGCGCGAAACCAGCCAGACCGAATACCGCATTGTGGCCAGCGTGCCGCATCGAGATATCAAAATAAACCACAATCTGGATCGTTTGTTGGCGCTCACCAAACCATCGGCCTCTGATCGACCCTGGTAGCTGATCGATTTCCCGTTTAGCAAACTCTATTGCAGACCTCGACGGTGCATCGGGTGGTCAGTCATTGGAAATCTGACCAACCCCGTTCAGTTAAAACTGCGACTACTCTGAAAGTCTGGTCGTGCGCCGGGTGACCACCAGGCCCGCACTGTGGCGAAGATACAGCGACAACCTGTACAGCGGTATTGGCCCGTAGGCAGCAATGCACCATTGTCTGCCCGCTCAATCACGGACTGATAACTGGTGGAACCACAATCCCGGCATTTGTAAACAGTTTTGTAAAAGATTTTTTTGATCATTCTCATGTGGTTGCACTTTAGCGCGACCTTTTCATTTTGAGAAATTCAAAAATGCAAGCAGACGTAACCCATTTGACGGGCTCTAACAAGATAACCTTCGTCAGCAAGGTTGGGTATCGATAAAACTGGCGCGCTGCATCAGCTTGTCATGCAGTTTCAGCAGGTTGGGAAACGGCTCACGCCAATTGATTTCTGGAAACCTAAAGTCCAGGTAACCCAATGCCACGCCCACAGAAATATCGGCCAATGTCAGGTGAATGCCTACGCAATACGCTTTGTCACCCAAACCCTTACTCATGGCCTGCAAGGCCGCATTAACCTTGCCCAACTGGCGATCAATCCAGGCCTGGCTACGCTGCTCTGGTGTGCGTTCACTCCAAGTGGCTTCCAACCGGGCTAAAACTGAAGCATCCAGTACGCCATCAGCCAGCGCTTCCCAAGTTTTAACCTCGGCACGCTCTCGCCCTACACCAGGAATCAATTTGCCAACTGGTGACAGGGTGTCGAGGTATTCCACAATCACGCGCGAATCAAAAATGGCCTCGCCACCTTCCATCATCAGACATGGCACTTTACCCAAAGGGCTGGACTGTGTAATGGTTGTATCAGCAGACCACACGTTTTCCAGCACATAGTCGTAGTCGAGTTTTTTCTCTGCCATGACCACGCGCACCTTGCGCACATAAGGGCTGGAATTAGATCCGATGAGTTTCATAGCCATGTGACAGTTTTGAAGTTATGGATGTTGTAAGAAGCGCTTCATTCTATACAGGCATGGTTTCTGAAAACTTATCCCCTGATTTTGTGCCACAAGGCCGCGCCGACAAACACGCCAACTGTCGACATGCTTGCTGCCTTGTCCAGTGATGCGCCCTACAATGCCGCGCATGACTACCTCCGCTATTTCCGCCCTTTCCCCGCTGGACGGCCGTTACGCCGCCAAACTTGCCAAATTACGCCCACCCATGAGTGAGCAGGGTTACATGCATCGGCGTGTCCAGGTTGAAGTGGCCTGGTTCATCGCCTTGAGCGATTGCGGCTTTGCTGAATTTAAGCCACTGACACCAGGTGCCCGTACTTACTTGCTGGGCTTGGTAAAAAACTTCACCGAGATTGATGCAAAAGCCATCAAAACCATTGAAAAAACCACAAACCATGACGTGAAAGCAGTGGAATACTGGCTCAAATCCAAGTTTGAAGGCCGTCCCGAACTGGTTGCGGCGCAAGAATTTGTGCACTTTGGTTGTACCAGTGAAGACATCAACAACACCAGCCATGCACTGCAACTCAAAGCCGGACGTGACTTGGCTCTGTTGCCAACAATGGATGCCATCATTGCCAAACTACGCGAGATGGCTCACGCTTTTGCGACGGTTTCCATGCTCAGTCGCACGCACGGTCAAACGGCCAGTCCAACCACCGTGGGCAAGGAAATTGCCAATGTGGTGGTCCGCTTGGTGGCCGCGCGCGAGAAAATTGCCAGCGTCAAACTGATGGGCAAAATGAACGGCGCGGTGGGCAACTACAACGCACACTTATCCGCGTGGCCAGAGTTTGACTGGGAAGCTTTTAGTCGCAAAGTCATTGAGACCCCTGAACCCTTGGGCTTGGGGCTGACATTTCAACCTTACAGCATCCAGATCGAGCCACATGACTACATGGCAGAACTGTTTGATGCTGTGGCGCGTGCCAACACAATTTTGATTGACTGGTCACGTGACGTATGGGGCTATGTTTCACTCGGCTATTTCAAGCAAAAACTGCGCGATGGCGAAGTGGGCTCCTCTACCATGCCACACAAAGTTAATCCGATTGATTTCGAAAATGCCGAAGGTAATCTGGGTCTGGCCAACGCTCTGTTGCGGCACATGAGCGAAAAACTACCCATTTCACGCTGGCAACGCGACCTGACAGACAGTACCGTGCTGCGCAACATGGGTGTGGCTCTGGGTTACGCTGTACTGGCTTACCAGTCACTCGCCACAGGCTTGGGTAAATTGGAAATTAACGAAGCTGCAATTGCCGATGATTTGGACAGTTCATGGGAAGTGCTGGCAGAGCCCATTCAAACCGTGATGCGCCGCTTTGGACTACCACAAC is a window of Rhodoferax lithotrophicus DNA encoding:
- a CDS encoding glutathione S-transferase N-terminal domain-containing protein translates to MKLIGSNSSPYVRKVRVVMAEKKLDYDYVLENVWSADTTITQSSPLGKVPCLMMEGGEAIFDSRVIVEYLDTLSPVGKLIPGVGRERAEVKTWEALADGVLDASVLARLEATWSERTPEQRSQAWIDRQLGKVNAALQAMSKGLGDKAYCVGIHLTLADISVGVALGYLDFRFPEINWREPFPNLLKLHDKLMQRASFIDTQPC
- the purB gene encoding adenylosuccinate lyase, with translation MTTSAISALSPLDGRYAAKLAKLRPPMSEQGYMHRRVQVEVAWFIALSDCGFAEFKPLTPGARTYLLGLVKNFTEIDAKAIKTIEKTTNHDVKAVEYWLKSKFEGRPELVAAQEFVHFGCTSEDINNTSHALQLKAGRDLALLPTMDAIIAKLREMAHAFATVSMLSRTHGQTASPTTVGKEIANVVVRLVAAREKIASVKLMGKMNGAVGNYNAHLSAWPEFDWEAFSRKVIETPEPLGLGLTFQPYSIQIEPHDYMAELFDAVARANTILIDWSRDVWGYVSLGYFKQKLRDGEVGSSTMPHKVNPIDFENAEGNLGLANALLRHMSEKLPISRWQRDLTDSTVLRNMGVALGYAVLAYQSLATGLGKLEINEAAIADDLDSSWEVLAEPIQTVMRRFGLPQPYEQLKKFTRGEAMTRELMQGFITGLDLPEAEKQRLLAMTPGSYIGKATELAKRV
- a CDS encoding adenylyltransferase/cytidyltransferase family protein, translating into MSETPLHSAFSVPQAEQLIVHKLCHPDDLLRRLVQLPRPLVFTNGVFDVLHRGHVMYLEQARALGGSLLVALNTDSSARRLGKGADRPLNNEMDRACVIAALASSSLVTWFDEDTPLELIGLVRPDVLVKGGDYDMSKLPETALIHTWGGRAQALPFVAGYSTTALVRKIRGL
- a CDS encoding HD-GYP domain-containing protein, which translates into the protein MNLIPINIDSIVVGQPLPCALRDENGVLLAGKGYLVNNRLELQVMLGRRENVYIDFDQSDNFRRAYVNRLNNLVLEDRAIGQIADMQMSAYGAKRAAQAEFSGDPDWLDLQTQAHGILRDTNGDTFLPRLERLQTALERYTLRNPDGTLFALINLAAGEIRHYSATHAMLVCVVCSVAARDVLKWPDDQIKSMCSAALTMNIGMTDLHDRLNIQIEPPTPEQVKRIETHAPRSVDMLQQMGVTDDLWLEAVLNHRAQVPGPLAKRTPGKRLARLIQRVDMFAARLSPRASRPPDSPAAAMQSCYFDENRQIDEAGAALIKAVGIYSPGTYVRLNTQEIAVVVKRGLNTTMPKVAVLINRHGMVTGEPMLRETSQTEYRIVASVPHRDIKINHNLDRLLALTKPSASDRPW